TTCAGTATTCAATTCAGCTATTtcacatattacagtttttctcaattcaTCGCTAACATTTGCAAACCAGCAAGTGCATTTCTCAAGACAAttcaaacaaacagaatcacaCAGTGGGTAAACAAATTTCCGGTTTACCTgaataatgcagcctaaaaatcctttaacggatttggatattagaagtgtattagtatgttatgtataagccaggttaaagagatgggtctttaatctagatttaaactgcaagagtgtgtctgtgcAAGAGTGTGTCAAGTCTGTGCACCAGGAACAACACAGACATCAGCTTCTCATTCTTCAAGATGTTTCTTCACAATGACAGAAAGAATCAGTAGAAGTTCTGCAGACCTTGAAGATCTCAGAGCTGATGTGTTTAGACGTATTCCTCGTAAATACATTCAGATAGACCCATTTCTGAGTATCAACATTACATGAGAGTAGTTTTAACTCCTCCTTTTTTCTGCTTTGTCAGTCATGTGAAAATGTTCAGAGTACTTTTCTTTCAGATTCATTGAAAACATGTTTCATGAAAACACACAGCTTCCTCTTTTCAGGCCTGTCAAGCTCAGCattaaattaacaaaagcaaaagacTTTGATAAAATTTGAATTGCACTGTAACCAAATATCAGGTGCTTAACATTGTCCCTTTCCTCACAAGTAAACCCAAAGACCTTGATTAACAGattcagttgtgtttaattaaagCACTAAACTTAAGATGTTGGACCACTGGAAACAAGACTGAGAACCCCTTCTCTAAGAAAACAAATCCACCTCTTAGTTTCTAGTGACACTTGTTTGTCTAATAGAGAAGTTAGAATAATTCAGCCTCCAGTTAAACTGATTCAcagaattaaaatatgaaaatataatgagGGGAAAAGGGCAGCTTTACATTTGCAGTTAGTGACAATTAAAACATTGTGACACTTAAGGGTTTCCATTcacaattaaatgttattttgagtCTGACTAAAATagtaatttgtctttttaaaatggcATGTAAACATTTTAGTCTAACTGAAATCATACcagtccactttttttttctttttcttttttaatacagtaGAGGTTTAGATGTGACTGTGGACTGTGATGCTCTGAGGTAGTATTAGAGATGGTGTGGATTTAGGTGGTGCTGAGCCTTTGACATTTTTCAAACCTGGGACAATCTTACACACTTACAGTCACGATACACTGCCGGAAGAAACGATGGAGACGTGGATAACATGAACGGTATTTAATAGAAGAATCACAGGGGTAACAGCCACAACAGGAACAGGGGAAAGCACACTTAATCCAACACGTAaacccgacaaacacagactgaactcGAACTTAAGTACACAACTTAATTAGGGAACAACGAGACACACTTGGACTCAAATGAACAATCAAACACACGAGAAACTGGGTCAGGGCAGGCACATGGAGGggaaaaacacacagatacatgTCCATAACCCTGACACTTACTTTCTGTTGTGTGCATGTTTTCTTAAATCCCAAGACCTCACATGTTACTACTGCAGGCCTTGTAGCTCAGCATAcatgtgtattttaattttttttatttataagattttttgcATTTCCCATTATCAAAGTGTCTTTTAATATTgacttttaaatcaaaaatataatacatttaaatgaaaagtttcaAAATGCTTTCATACTGTATGCAGTAGAAGATAAAAATGTTGCTAAATGAggataattttatcatttatattttagtaaataactGAACCCAAACACATAAATCATTTATACAATAGTTGAACATTTGACCTTTATAATAGACGGTTTATTAATAGACTGTTGTTCTGCTGCTGCTCAGGCAGTCTCTATctctcaaattgtgaaacttgtgtattacataaattcattgcacacagactgaagtagtttaagtctttggttcttttaattgtgatgattttggctcacatttcacaaaaacccaccatctcaacaaattagaatattttataagaccaataaaaaaaaacatttttagtgaattgttggtcttctggaaaatatgttcatttactgtacatgcactcaatacttggtaggggctccttttgctttaattactgcctcaattcggcgtacTAAATTATTTAGTACGTATTATCTAACATAACTTGGGCAaacattttcacataatatttTGTGTAGCCTACTTTCATCAGTAGGTGACAGTAATGGACTGCAGAACAGTATTAGGTATATGGCTAGCTAATCATACACATGTAAccataaccatatatatatatatggtatatatggaAACGTGTTGCTGAAAACACGTTTGCATTTAGTGAATTTTGTATTTAGacaattcacaaataaaaatcCACCACCAGAGGTCAGTCGAGAAGAACTGTGCTGCTGATACGAAAGAAACGTTTCTCACCCATCATACTTCTGAAAACCACATGCATCTACACAGACACATTAATCTTGCTTCCTTTTTTCCATccaaaggtgaaaaaaaaactctaatgtGAAGGTGTTCTATTTGCATACAAACTGTAGCCAAACATCCACAACTATTTAACACTTTCAGCTTTTCCTGAAGCTCAACTCCAAGTCAGTTTTGTATTAGACCAACTACAGTTTGATATTACTAAACTTtgtgaaaaatgatgaaaatttgcATTACAAATAGATTTAAGAAgctaaattgatttaaatattttgttttctcccTACCATAAAATGCATTCAGTAACATTAGAATATAGGCGTACAAATACATATAGACTACAATAATGTAAACATTACAGGCTGTTGTAGACACATTCATATGGTGATATAAGAATGTTATTAGAGGCCAGGCTTAAACTCTAAAGTGTTCTTGGTCTGAAAAAGTTTGAAAGCCCTTGTGTTAGGCCAACTGATCAGCCCTCAAAATCCGTCACTAAATACCACTGTAGTTTCTCTGAATCCCAATCCCACCTCTACATGGTCAAATCACACAGATAGCTACGTACATACAGTATCTGGAGCGAAAATGGACAGCATCACTTCCTATTTCCAACATGACGTATTTGCGGGCAGAAAAGAGAACTAAACTGTGTTATATTTGAAGATTACACTTTCTCAAGTTCAACAGTAGAATATATGACTACAAACCTATGTGATTGAAAACACCACACACTGTACATCAGATGCATAAGGTCATAAACTGTTTCCAAACTTTCCGTCTGGTTTACAGAGCAATTTTAACACCCCAAAAGAACTGCGTTATTAATGATGTACAGTCTGGGAAAAATCCTGGGCTAGTGACTTGTTTTTGCTATTATTAGGCCTAAGTAAACAATACTTGCCTCATTGTTCACATGCTGTTTAGTTTCACAGTCTGAGGGAAGCAGATACAATATGAATCAGTGTCAATACTTTTTGTCttcatatgatttttatttatttatttgctgtagcATAGCCAATCTATAACTTCTGCCAGATGAAACCATGTCCATTGTTTGTACACTGCCCAGAGTAACCGTATGTTTACCTGTCAAGCGGAATcacattttggcatttttttttttatttttaagcatgttaGATCTGTCCAGTGATGAAAAGCTTCAGTTTTCACTCAGTCTAGTCTTGcttctttttttgtctcattgctttggtctttctttttttatttttactcagcCTTTATGAAGCACCTCAAAAATTTATAATCTTTCTGTTTACTGTTTACGAGCTGTTTTCATATAtaaatcatagactgtataaaaaggtATAAATGCGCTAAATGACTTTTTGATTGACAGACTCATTAGACCGCTCACAAGCAACAATGGTCAAAATTCAGCCTTTTGATAATGGCTAATCCTGAcagtttgtatttaaatttaaacctaCTTCAgataagaaatgtgttttttaatatttttttaaagggtacTGAATTTATAGAGACACTATGAAGCTGTGTCCGAAAACAAAAATGCTCCCAATTCTTTTGTGCCCTATGTAACAAACCAGTGCACTATACAATCGGGTCCCTgccattttattacaatttgttttttataagcATGATCGTTTGCATTAATTTACCAAACGTTGCAAGTTCAGGTTTACCTAACATTTATAGCTATGTCCTAACAACGTCTATTTTCTTCTAAACATTGTAATAACATAATCATGTGTACCACTTGCATTTAAACACTGCATCCATGGGGCTGCATAAACATTGCATCCGTAGGGGATGCCGTTGTTTCGCAGGATATGTGACGTCAGAGCACGAAACTGGGAgcacatcgatctagtacgagttaaCGGGTGgaaagtcacgggtttgactgccgttccagtgcactttcacgggtagaaggttggaaaaacacaggtTATAGGTTGCCTGGAATGCAGCATTACTCTTGAGTGTTCACAGATATTCCAATATGGTGGATGGCTTATGTATAGCGTCCCTTCCATGgtacaaccgatgtacactcactgaagcactatttcccactatttttctatataaaatagcTTACAGAACCTGTAGGACAACAAAGGGACACCTGTGGCTACATTTCCACAGATAAAggttaaaggtttttcaaatgtgCCGAAATCTTGAAACCTGAGCACCTCTGTAAGTGTGAAGAGTGTGAATCATGGCGAAagataacaaaattatttttacacaaatagaGTCAAAAAAGTCAAATACTGACCCAAAAGTGTCTTTATTGTGAGGAGGTTACATTAgcaaaaacttaaataaacagaTCATCATAATTACATGGCCTTAAATgacacattacaaaaatattctgATTCATTTCATGTTCTTCTATAAACTAGATTCTTTGAGCCATAGGCTGATAATCTGCAATACGTTATCTTTCAGTACAAAACACTCTTTTTAGAAATACATTAGTAAGACAAATGACAGATGAGTCAAAAAgataaacaatttaaacaacataCATTCTGGACTGTTTAACCCCATAGCTTTAATATACTGATCAGTTAGGGACAATGCATTTGTCGGTGAGTACAAtaattgcattcttttttttttctttagtttagcTCGGACTCCACACTTGTCCAGTGCTTCCAAATTGGTTCAGAAGTTGGAGGACGCAGGTGAACATGATTACAAGGTCCCCTGGCTTCCGACGTTCCTGCTGTCAATGATCTTGATGTTCTCCTTTACCCATGAGTCAGTGGGGTTGGCACACACGTAATGACCCTTCACAGTCTTGAACCTGTATTCAGAGAAATTCAATACCATCAAACACAAGGGAATTGCTCTGCTGGTCAAATTAGTTCAAACCAGTTTAAACATAACAATATTAATGACTATTTATATAAcagatgtaaagttattaaaaatattaaatatataaaaacaacagatataaaaatggttttaataataACACTACTGTAATTTTTCAGAGATACTGTATATTGTTGAGACACTTACAGCACGGCTTCTTTGGGGCACTGCTGGCTTGTCCTGCTGTACTCAACCACTTTTTTGATTGGCACAGGACGGGTTGAAAAGGTAAAACAGCACCTTTGTGGTCCAATACGCAAACCtagattaaaagaaaacaagtttttgTTAAAACAGTATACAACTAGACTGTACGTTGCACAgactttaatgaaatgttttgcatattttacatTGCCTTGTTTTTCAGTATGTTAATATATCTCTGTCCTCCATCTTACCTTCACTGAGGCTAACTGCGCACAGAAGCACCACCACTGCGGAGAAAATGACGAAGCGAGAGGCGGTCATTTTGGCCGTTCTGTTGTATTAGATTGGCTGGATGTACAGAGAGTCTGTTAGAAGTAAAGCACTCAAGCTGGCCTTGCTGCTGTGTGGCTCATTGTCCGGGCAGTCCGACTTTATAGAGACTCTTCTGTGAGGGAATATCCTTCTATGGGTGGAATTTGAGTAGGGAGATTTAGGTTTGAATTCACCCACACAGAAAGAAAGTCCGACAGTATCTGTCGTCATCTCACACGTGCTTCTGACCTTCACAAGTCATACTTAGGCAAAGCCTATTTGAGGGACAGCCCTAACAGCAAAGCTTTCACTTCCTCTTTCGCTACGCtggctaaaaaacaaaacacaacactggAGTACTGAACACAGCGTGCCATTATACTAGAAGGAAATTAGATGCATTAGACTCAcactcatgccattccaaacacaAAAGCGTCATCAAAAGCATCATGAATTTTGATGAATGTATTTGGTATTACAGAGGGGACACAGTTTTGTTAGTTTTACCAAATATTGTGGAttttaaacagagaaaaacatgAGAACATGAAAATAGTTTGgtcaaatataaaagtttttctgGAAGGTCAGActgttcatttttgggagaactacaCCCTCCCagtcaatttttaaattgtggaataaattatttctaaatataaattatatataacaacaacaataatagcttaataaaattatattttattactgctagaataaatactttaatagaaAATGTGACTGAACGAACGCATATGTatcttgtaataataattattattaattcagttaaattacattttattactgttataatCAGTGGTGGtcagtagctttacttcgttactgtacttaagtatatttttccaGTATCTGTAGGcctactttactggagtagttttatttttagtaacctttacttttacttcactacattccaatgcataagatcgtactttttatttaactacatttcataaaacatatcgttactcatTATAATATATCAGGTGCTcggattcaagaacgaactgattcttttcaatgaaccttttaaatcggttcgcaaatcgcaccaaacaattcattcacgaatttgaatgatccgattgcagctgttctcgagtcgacaactcactgattcaaatgaaccgtttagtgcgagtctcaagtgaactcaattcacaatTAAGAatcgggagatcttgtgagcgcgcgcgctactgatgctgctaaaagtaagttacttatgtcgaattttaggattaattattgtaactgaaaattatatttaggtcaaaactgtcattttgtttgtgaactaaatcttctgtaaagggtgatctatttaagcccactgaaatgcttgaatgcagacacatcagcatcagtgactcttaggtcaaaaaaacaaaaacaaaaaatcaaaacaaaaaaaaacccccaaaaacaaaaaaaatcacaccattaaaataacacagatttaataaaataactaatgctagttcaaattccccgctgccataacattaacagttctattaaaatgctatgcatttagccctatgtgacgtctgtttttatattgtttatcaacagtataaatgtttatattgtttgaattaactacTAGCCAAGTAGACAAATATGAATGTTTagtcataaccatactgaaaataagtaaatattggtagctgatgctaactttctagctaacaagcttgctggtgctaagttgaggtaatttttaaaaaataaagtccaaatatttttattcagtcacctagatagattacatctgagggaaaagaaaggctgtgatgttcagaacatggtaactacagtaattatcaaagtgggaagtaatgtcctctgggggcatttggccgggatgtttttacaccacagacatgatgtgtagagaagaaaaaaatcattatgaaaatataattattttttccttaaaagttAAGGCCTTattctcatatcatatataactgtgatgttctgcaaaacaacaaatttgaaaacactttttttctcactggtgaaaatctgatggtcagatgtgaccctggactCACAAAACTAGTCTGAAGTAGTTGGTGTGTTATTGTTGtagaagaagaaaataatttgttttttttgtaatgatgaatttttcttttatggcaaatattatttggatattaagtaaagatcatgttccatgaagatattttgtaaatttcctactgtaaataaatcaaaacttcatttttaagtagtaatatgcattgctaagaacttcatttagacaaatttaaaggtgattttctcaatgttttgatttttttgcacccttagatttcagattttcaaatagttgcatctcagacaaatatcatcctttccttttattcagctttcggatgatgcataaatctcaattttgaaaaattatgactggttttgtggtccagggtcacaaatctgttttctctcaggttcatcgcagtgtaagcttcatagtgaacattactacatcactctcgtcagcgtagtccatatcaacaacaaaaatatattttgactccatgtagtggttattttgagaaaattttatttttttgttattttccaggtattttgagcagtaggattataaaaaaatatgtgctaatataaaatttaattaagtagcctatataaaattgcaaaataaatctatctatcagtacttttttacttaagtacataaaaaatcgagtacttttgtactttcactcgagtaaaattgaaaaaaggagtacttttacttttactggagtattattttattatacttatctgtacttttactcaagtacttgatttgtgtacttcatccaccactggttataataaatactttatataaaaagtgattgaATGTCAGTatatgtaacttaaaaaaaaaaaaaaaaacattagttagcatctaatttgattcctgtttttgttctgttgctgtaataataataataataataataataataataatgttttgatttatttttattcctgtttttgttctgtaaataCTTTATAGAAAAATGTGATCGAATATGtaacttaattttgttttttgctagCATctaattttgattacatttttgtttctgttgctgTAATAATATCttttattgatataataataataataataataataataaattattatttaactaaattaaattattgttataaaacTTTATAGAAAATGTGATTGAATatgtaacttaattttttttagctagcatttaattttaattcctgtttttgttatgttgctgtaataatataatattataataataattattattataattatattattaatttgattcctgtttttgttatgttgctgttattattattattattatttttaattaaatttatttttattgttgttactaaataaacaataacatgcatgttGTATGaaccctcttattttggtaaaataacatttagcagattctgcaaggtgtatgtaaacttttgacttcagctttattgttgtattttgttactagtagaatgaaagaatgaatagtCTATATATGGACATTCTGgagcctataataataataacaacaacaaccataTATTCTGGTAAGGGTAAGGTTTTTGTCCTGTCTCTCactatgatttttcttttacagcaggatttttaatttacaaaatgaatGTGCTAAATATATCTCATTGTTAAGCATTGTTTTTTTGGCATAAGTATGcattttttctataaaatataaatcattttattggtGTCCCCTGATTTCATGTCAACCCTGTTTTCTTCATCAAAAAACctttgtaaaataatgtacattcaaGTAACATCACTTACATCATGAGCTTACATCATCTCTCAACCAGGATTCCTAAACTTAAAACACAAGCATGTTTCTCTCTCACTTCTTTAATGTTCtatttttgatgatttatgaggcttgacaatataaaaaaatatttcttacattCAATATAATCAATATTTGCAAGTAAAATCCTTTTAAAGTGTACAATATGTGCTTTTGTGAACTTTTGTGACTATTAGCTAGCAATTAGCAAATTTGTTTGAAATTGTCAAACCTGTTACTGTCACCCTGTTACTTTTAATAGTAACAGGGATGACAATGATTAGGTTTGTCCCAGTTTTTAAAGATTGCCTGtgtaaaattcaaacattttaaaggtCACCCTCTGTATATTTTTTAGCTAAAGCTTATATCATTCAGTGgcattgtaattaaattattaattgagATTGTTTGTGTCGGTAACAGGGTTgataaaaataccaaaacatgaggtataaaaataatcataaaatattaaattacatagcctgagatggcacaatacaatttctctttcattttaagATGTCTTCATTTCagagatgtttaaaaaatattgataaaacgTGGAAAAGGCACCGATTTTGTGGAATGACCCATGCAATAGGGAATTAAAAACATTACCACATTATGATAATTTTATcactgatattttattaaaacaactgaACCAATCACATAATTAttctgtaaataaattgttttatatgcaCATTGGAAATAACACAAGgattaaatatacaatatgaaaTGCACAGTTCAAATAGAAACAGTGCAGCCTCTTTTAGACTGTTGTTCTGCTGTCCACTTTATCAATATGACTCTTCACCCAGGTGCTCTCTGGATCTAGAACTCTCTCCCTGCTTTTATTTTAAGCCTGAGAGGAGAGACACAACAATAAGTTTCTAGAACTCTCTCCCTGCTTTTATTTTAAGCCTGAGAGGAGAGACACAACAATAAGTTTACACAACAATAAGTTCATGTTAAATGACACTCATGCAACACAATAGTGCGTCTGggatcagctgctgctggtccaTTCTTCAAGATGTAGTAAGacatatgaaaacaaaaagtttCGCTAGTTTTTTACAGAGAAACTTAAATAGCAAACGttattgtgaattaaaaaatggTGTTGCGTCGTCACATCAGACTTCTCAGTAAGACAAGACTGGGACAGCTGCTGCTGGTCCAGTAGTAAGACgtcacagcactttttttttgctggaaTCTTGTGAAAGTTGATTGTTGTCTAGTAGTAAGTATTAACGAAATTTTTTGAATTCGATCATgcaatcacattttaaatcaccAAATGCAACAAATGAAACTCCcataaataatctgaaaaaattaaaaagagcaCTCACAGCTTGAAGTCATCTGCACAGAGCAGAAGATCATGcaatcacattttaaatacagCAAACACATCACAATGACAGTAGTAAGACATCATTTAGATAATTCTTCACAATTAGTGATCTCTGCAGACCTGATGCATGAAGTATCTCAGAGCTGATGTGTTTAGACTCGTATTCCTCGCTTGAAGAAAAAATTGCAATTCAGATAGACCCATTTCTGAGTATCATGACTATTACATAGTCAAAGAGAGTTCACCTTAAGCGTAATAACAGGAGAAAATTGAGAAAACTCAAAGCTCTCCTTTTTTCTGCTTTGTCAGTCATGTGAAAATGAAGATCTCAGAGCTGATGTCACAGAGTACTTTTCGAAACTTTCCTTCTTTCAGATTCATTGAAAACATGTTTCATGAAAACACACAGCTTCCTCTTTTCAGGCCTGTCAAGCTCagcaataaatgaacaaaataaaaagactttGATAAAATTTGAATTGCGCCGTCACCAAATATCAGGTGCTTAACATGGTCTCTTTCCTCACAAGTAAACCCAAAGACCTTGATTAACTGATTCAGTTGTATTTAATTAAAGCACTAAACTTAAGATGTTGGACCACTGGAAACAAGACTGAGAACCCCTTCTCTAAGAAAACAAAACCACTTCTTGTCTCTAGTGACACTTGTGGTCTAATAGAGTAGTTAGAATAATTCAGCCTCCGGTTAAACTGATTCACATAATTAAAATGTGAGGGGAAAAGGGCAGAAAATGGCAGTTTTTAATTTGAAGTTAGTGACACTAAAAACATTGTGATACTTAAGGGTTTTcactattaaatgttattttgagtCTGACTAAAATAGTATTaggcatttaaacattttagtcTAACTGAAATCATACCAGTccactctttatttcttttttctttttttttttttaaataaagtacagGTTTAGATGTGACTGTGGACTGTGATGCTCTGAGGTAGTATTAGAGATGGTGTGGATTTAGTGGGTGCTGagcttttgacatttttcaaaccTGGGACAATCTTACACACTTACAGTCACGATACACTGCTGGAAGGAACGATGGAGACGTGGATAACATGAACGTTATTTAATAGGTGAATCACAGGGGTACATCCACAGCAGGAACAGGGGAAAGCACATGTAATCCAACATGTAaacccgacaaacacagactgaacagactcgAACTTAAGTACACAACTTAATTAGGGAACaatgagacacacctggaatcaaatgaaCAATCAAACACACGGGAACCTGGGTCAGGGCAGGCACATGGAGGggaaaaacacacagatacatgTCCATAACCCTGACACTTACTTTCTGTTGTGTGCATGTTTTCTTAAGTCCCAAGACCTGTGTActtagtaactagatgtgtacgtagtatgtaaccacagtgcaAGTACACATTGATGCATActagtatctacagctctaatgtttgtgtaactacacatatgtaacaacactgaatggtatgtgtaagtacaaatgtgtaacaggacattggtaacaacactttttggtaatgaaagtacaCATGTAACAGGACTGacagcactttttggtaaagaaagtgttacactttttattagatttatcatgtaattactctgatgttacacagcagcggccagtaagttaggctttacatataaattgtggttggtgtccagagttatactttatattaagtggacagatcctgaggagttaccatgtaagtacactggtattacaCTTTGTAAATAACACAAAGTTTGAATATACAATATGAAATGCACAGTTCAAATAGAAACAGtgtagcttctttttttatattaagtggacaggTCCACTTTATCAACATGGACTGTATGACTCGGTGCTCTCTGGATCTACACAGAACTCTTTCCCTGCTTTTGTCTGAAACCTGATGGgaaagaca
The DNA window shown above is from Cyprinus carpio isolate SPL01 chromosome B25, ASM1834038v1, whole genome shotgun sequence and carries:
- the LOC109111489 gene encoding monocyte chemotactic protein 1B-like is translated as MTASRFVIFSAVVVLLCAVSLSEGLRIGPQRCCFTFSTRPVPIKKVVEYSRTSQQCPKEAVLFKTVKGHYVCANPTDSWVKENIKIIDSRNVGSQGTL